A region of the Argopecten irradians isolate NY chromosome 16, Ai_NY, whole genome shotgun sequence genome:
acacgcatttgtagctatgattaaggaaataatcagaaatttaattgatatgtattattttgtactattgaaattatcttaagacgtcgataaattgaagagaaaaacattttagcaatattcgaactcatattctcgtataagatacatgtacttatcacttagcgactaaatcaccgagctaccccggcttatatttagatatatataactatttgttttcgatagatagaaataaataacaacaaaacacaactactttgcgtattttcgaggttaatgggcacttttcgagaaaagtgtttggctctgaaaagagccgttgctataggattcaagactgcttcgattcttggtcactcttcatcatcgtcttcggatccggaaacaacgtctacaatttcgccatacaggtctcttcgtaatccggatatgtcttcagctttttggtgggcatagtcgtagtacatgttacgcaggccttctacaaccgacattctaagtctgtagctgtagcgaaaggttctcagtccgtctctcttggcaccgaggtaacgggactgcaactcgtctagcttgtaattcagttgtacgatctgttcacaggctcttcggaatcgacgttcgctattcagcagagtgaatcgttgatcgagtcgggagtttcttgctttcgtcttcatgattgtctcaagattaagtgatgacagtagattgtcgtcgggtatttatacccctgacttcaagtgtcataggccataacgagaaactcgtgtacacattgtcagtacacattctgacgcgtgttagcgcatttagtatattgagtgaaaggcgacCTGCCCGACTCTTGTAAaaacacaccatttaccgttacgcggtcacggtctgtgcgcgcgactgcaggcttgaccagaaaatgtggacactggacagtagaaataactgtatggtataccagtgatatatatataagccacataacttagaattgccgagaaagatattgtgacgctccatggtaacgttattgatgacgtcatagaacaatgggatacaatcgcaacatctcgtcggcagtcttcggaagttaacggttgtaaccgaacacaaTAGGCAgggaacttccgttaattacacgcggctaattatgaaaatgtacgccgggcgagacggttcgatttacaacataccgtcgcatgtatcgaaaagcagtattttatactggtcgggcgcctcttatacgtgtatgtatcaaatctaatttatatcaacggaatcgtgacaacgggggtgggttggggggggggctatttcattgtcataaacaaaggagtatttacgcaaaAAAAGgtaagacgcgtctttagttatacctctgtatgtggtatatttaagcatactatacgaatgattttgttgtcgagtaattatacatgtataccagctcgattcaagggacgtaactcgtgttatcatgttcattatacatttaccaatatacagttgatcacaaggaataaacatgggtctacacgcatttgtagctatgattaaggaaataatcagaaatttaattgatatgtattattttgtactattgaaattatcttaagacgtcgataaattgaagagaaaaacattttagcaatattcgaactcatattctcgtataagatacatgtacttatcacttagcgactaaatcaccgagctaccccggcttatatttagatatatatataactatttgttttcgatagatagaaataaataacaacaaaaaacacaactactttgcgtattttcgaggttaatgggcactttttgagaaaagtgtttggctctgaaaagagccgttgctataggattcaagactgcttcgattcttggtcactcttcatcatcgtcttcggatccggaaacaacgtctacaatttcgccatacaggtctcttcgtaatccggatatgtcttcagctttttggtgggcatagtcgtagtacatgttacgcaggccttctacaaccgacattctaagtctgtagctgtagcgaaaggttctcagtccgtctctcttggcaccgaggtaacgggactgcaactcgtctagcttgtaattcagttgtacgatctgttcacaggctcttcggaatcgacgttcgctattcagcagagtgaatcgttgatcgagtcgggagtttcttgctttcgtcttcatgattgtctcaagattaagtgatgacagtagattgtcgtcgggtatttatacccctgacttcaagtgtcataggccataacgagaaactcgtgtacacattgtcagtacacattctgacgcgtgttagcgcatttagtatattgagtgaaaggcacctGCCCGACTCTTGTAAaaacacaccatttaccgttacgcggtcacggtctgtgcgcgcgactgcaggcttgaccagaaaatgtggacactggacagtagaaataactgtatggtataccaatgatatatatatataagccacataacttagaattgccgagaaagatattgtgacgctccatggtaacgttattgatgacgtcatagaacaatgggatacaatcgcaacatctcgtcggcagtcttcggaagttaacggttgtaaccgaacacaaTAGGCAgggaacttccgttaattacacgcggctaattatgaaaatgtacgccgggcgagacggttcgatttacaacataccgtcgcatgtatcgaaaagcagtattttatactggtcgggcgcctcttatacgtgtatgtatcaaatctaatttatatcaacggaatcgtgacaacgggggtgggttgggggggggggggggctatttcattgtcataaacaaaggagtatttacgcaaaAAAGGgtaagacgcgtctttagttatacctctgtatgtggtatatttaagcatactatacgaatgattttgttgtcgagtaattatacatgtataccagctcgattcaagggacgtaactcgtgttatcatgttcattatacatttaccaatatacagttgatcacaaggaataaacatgggccgttgctataggatttgtagctatgattaaggaaataatcagaaatttaattgatatgtattattttgtactattgaaattatcttaagacgtcgataaattgaagagaaaaacattttagcaatattcgaactcatattctcgtataagatacatgtacttatcacttagcgactaaatcaccgagctaccccggcttatatttagatatatataactatttgttttcgatagatagaaataaataacaacaaaacacaactactttgcgtattttcgaggttaatgggcactttttgagaaaagtgtttggctctgaaaagagccgttgctataggattcaagactgcttcgattcttggtcactcttcatcatcgtcttcggatccggaaacaacgtctacaatttcgccatacaggtctcttcgtaatccggatatgtcttcagctttttggtgggcatagtcgtagtacatgttacgcaggccttctacaaccgacattctaagtctgtagctgtagcgaaaggttctcagtccgtctctcttggcaccgaggtaacgggactgcaactcgtctagcttgtaattcagttgtacgatctgttcacaggctcttcggaatcgacgttcgctattcagcagagtgaatcgttgatcgagtcgggagtttcttgctttcgtcttcatgattgtctcaagattaagtgatgacagtagattgtcgtcgggtatttatacccctgacttcaagtgtcataggccataacgagaaactcgtgtacacattgtcagtacacattctgacgcgtgttagcgcatttagtatattgagtgaaaggcgacCTGCCCGACTCTTGTAAaaacacaccatttaccgttacgcggtcacggtctgtgcgcgcgactgcaggcttgaccagaaaatgtggacactggacagtagaaataactgtatggtataccagtgatatatatataagtcacataatatcaatatatcagcCATTATCAACTATATAATTTTTACTCTTAAACACTAATTTCAAACTCTAAGTCTAACTATAAACTAAAAACTAACACACAAAGTTCCATCTGATTCTGCTGATTATATCAAAGTTAGTTCCTTTTTACCAACACAGTCACTTCGGACACTGGACGGATAAACCTCGACTTTACACCATCGCGACAGATCATAATCTCGACTTTTCGTACAAGTCCATCATCACTTGGGAACACGCGTTCGATAACACCCATCGGCCAATCATTGCGACACAACTGACTGTCTTTAACAAGTACGACGTCTCCTTCTTCGAGGTTGGTTGTTTCGCTTGTCCACTTCCTTTTGGGTTGTAATGTCGGGAGGTATTCGCGTTTCCATCGATTCCAAAACTGGTTGGCTAAGACCTGGACATGTTTCCAGTGTGATCGATACATGTCCTTGACATCAAGCTGAGTAAGCGAAGAGGACTCAACAGGACTGCCTGTCTTCTGTGTAAGTAGTGTAGATGGCGAGAGAATGAAGGGATTGTCCACATCTGACGACACTGGTACCAGTGGTCGTGCATTCACTATCGCACATACTTCCGCCATCAGCGTAGTTAAAACCTCGTTTGTCAAACTTTTACGATTGTCCAGTAACATTGAATCTAGAATACGTCGGGCCACTCCAATCATCCTCTCCCATACCCCACCAAAGTGAGAGGCATGAGGAGGATTGAATTTCCACACGGCTCCAGATTCACCAACGAACCTCTTCACTGAGTCATCTTCCACATTGATAGCAGTCAGGTCAAGATCGTTGGTAGCGCCAACAAAGTTAGTACCGCGATCCGAGCGGAATTCCTTGACCTTTCCTCTGATCGCATAAAATCGCCTCACCGCATTAATAAAGGATGACGAGGACATCTCCTCAATGACCTCTATGTGTATGGCTCTCGTTGAAAGACAGGTGAAGATTACTGCCCAACGCTTGCTAGCTGCAGCGCCTCCTCGTGTACGCCGGGTTGTTATATTCCAGGGGCCAAACACATCCACTCCCACATATGAGAATGGTGGACTTGGAGTCAAACGGTCCGAGGGTAGATCGGCCATTTTTTGGTGACATAGGTTTCCGCGAAGCTTATGACATTTTGTACACAGACGAATCACATCAGACACCACTCGTTTCCCTCGAGTTATCCAAAATCCAGCGGCTCTTATTGCGCCCTCCGTAAAATGTCGTCCCTGGTGTTGAACGCTATCGTGATAATGACGAGTCAGAAGGACTGCCACATGATGATTGCCTGGAATAAGTATAGGATTCTTTTCTTTTGTAGATAGATTAGACTTTCGAAGTCTCCCACCAACTCGTAGGATCCCTGTATCATCAAGGAATGGGGACAGGGAGAGAATGTCACTCTGCCTTGAGATAGGCTTGCCAGCACTCAAATCCTTAATCTCAGAAGCATAAAACTTGCGTTGAAGTTCTTTAAGGATGAACGTCTCTGAATCTGTGTAGTTTTCCTGGTGTGTATTGGGTACTCCATCCTCATTCTTTACCCTGAAGGCCCTGATTCTGCCTTTCAGGAAGCTTACTGCCAACACAAGCCTTTGCCAATCCGAGAACCTTTCGCTCCGATCGACCAAAGGGGTGAAAAGTACTTCCGTCTTCTTAACGCGAATCACGTCTGGCCTGATCTCACAATCACTCTCAGGTGTGACCAAAGGGAAATCTTGGTCCGAAGGCTCTGATGTAAGATCACTCTCGTTCCTGATCTTACGCAGCCTTGCTGGTCCATTCAACCACAGGCTCTCTCGAAACTTATCGACAGTCATGTCACTTCTTGTGGCTTGGTCTGCTGGATTTTGCTGAGTAGGAATATAAGCCCACTGGTCGGGACTAGATATCTGGAGAACCTTGTGAACCCGGTTCGCAACATAGGTATAAAACCTGCGTGTAGTATTGCTTAGGTATCCTAAAACGACCTTAGAGTCAGTGTAGTAATGTACCTTGTCTTTGGGGATGGCCAGAGCCTCACTGAGTGTCACGCCCAAATCCGTAGCAAGCACAGCTGCACAAAGCTCGAGTCGTGGCACCGTGTGTCCCTGGGTAGGGGCAAGCTTAGCCTTACCCATAGCGAAACCGACATGAGTTTCTTCGTCTATCGTCCTCACATACCCTACTGCAGCAATGGCGGTCGTACTGGCATCTGAGAAGATGTGTAATTCTACACCCTTGGCTGACGTCAAAGATATTGGGGTGAACATGCGTCCAATACCAAACGAGTGAAGCTGGTTGATGGAAGCCCGCCAATCTTCCCATGTCTGAAGGGAAGTCTCCGAAATGGGTTCATCCCAATTGTTGCCGGTTGTCAGTTCTCTCAATAGAAACCGTCCTTGAATCGTAAATGGTGATAGGAACCCAATAGGGTCAAATATGCTGTTGAGCGCCGAAAGGATTCCACGCCGAGTGCCTAGAGTGTCACCCAACTGTACTTCGAAAAGGAACTGGTCTGTGTGTAGGTCCCATGACATGCCTAAGCTTCGTTGTACTGGGAGGAAGTCTTTCTCGATGTCCACAGCTTTAAGCCCTTCTCCTCGGTCCTCTAAGTCAAAGGCACTCATAACCTCTTTACTGTTTGAGATAATCTTATGTAGTCTGATGTTGCCATTCCTTTGTAATACCTCCTGAGTTCTGCGGACAATACTGACAACTTCCTCTGCTGAAGAACGGGAGGTGAGAGCGTCGTCAACGTAAAAGTCTCTGGTAACAAACTCTTTCACCTCGTGGTCGGCATTCTGAACCGCCTTGCGGAGAGCGAATGTGGCGACTGCCGGCGACGGACTATTGCCAAACACATGAGCTCTCATCCTATAGTCAATGATGTCCTTATCAGGGTCGTTGTCACGGTACCATAGGAACCTCAGGTAGTCTCGATCCTTCTCTGCTACAAGAAACCGGTAGAACATCTGTTCTATATCTCCAGATACTGCGTAGGCGTCCTTACGGAATCTGAGTAGGATTCCTAAGAGGCTGTTGGTAAGATTGGGTCCTGTTAACAAGTTTCCATTCAGGGACATTCCTTCGAATTCCGCCGAGGAGTCAAATACACCTCTTATTTTCCCAGGTTTTTTGGGATTGTAAATTCCAAAAATAGGTAAATACCAGACTTCTCCCTTCGGAGAGGGGGCGACTTCAGCTGCTCTTGAAGTTAGAACCTTGTCCATAAACGTGATGAAGTGCTGCcgttttgtttggtttttctTTAGACTAGCATCTAGAATGTTAGCTCTTTTCCAAGCCATTTTCCTGTTGTTAGGCATACTTTGTCTAGGCGTTCTAAAAGGAAGCGGTGCTACCCAGAATCCATTCTCGTCGCGTGAACACTCTCTTTCCATCAGATCGCGAAATTTCCTATCTTCGACTGACCAACCAATCTTTTCATCATCACTGGTCTTGACAAACAGGTCATCATACTTGAGGTATAGATTCTGCTCACAGGGAGGAAACAGCGATCCACGGCCATTTGTGATTTTGGTCTTCAACACTTTGACTCCAGTACCAGTAGGCGAGTGCATTTTACCTAGACACATTTCTCCTACGACTACCCATCCTAAAATAGTCTTCTGCGCAAACGGTGCTTTGTTCCGACAGACTATTTGCTCATGTACATGGTGTGCCTCAGGCAAGTCGCGGCCAATCAATAATCCCATAAAACACTCTGGTCTATACTTAGGGATATCCTTAGCTATTGGCTTCAAATGATCCACTTTCTGGACAATCTCTGGCGTAGGTATCTCGGAACTGTCCATAGGAATGTTCTCACACTCGATAATACTTGGGAGATAAACGCTCCCTGAACCATCTGCTGACCGCACCGTCAATCCTACTGCTCTTCTTCCAGAGGATTTCCACTTCCCTGAACATGACGAAAGAGTATAACATATCTCTGTACATGGTACGTCCAAGGCGTCCAATAGCTGCGGACTTGCGAGGGTGCAGTTGCTCTGATCGTCTAGAATTGCGTACACTGTGATCGCCTTGTCTGGCCTCCCTTCTGGGTATACATCGACAAGTAATGTCTTTGCACAAGACCTCCCACTTACACCAGTTCCACAGACAGCTGTGCACTTAGAGTTTAAGTCTGGTGGCTCCCCGCCGTGAGGATCCCCCGTTGTTTTCTGCTCCTCTGGTCGACTACGGGATTCATGCAAAACAAAGAGATGTCTTCTACTACCGCATTCACTACACTTGACATCCTCCTTGCAGTTACGTGCTGTATGAGCTGGGCCGATGCATCTGAAGCACAGCCTGTTCTGTCTGATGTATTCCCTTTTCTCATCGAGACTCCGTTTCTTGAAGTCCTTACACTGATCTATAGAATGTGAGTTGGACTGCGGATGTATAGGACACGACTTCCCATTTGTTGTCTTATCTGTCTGTACCTCTGTCTTTCGGACACGGATGTCTGACTTCTGTTTGGGATCTTGCCGTCTAGAagtagtgttgttgtgttgttcgCCGATATCAACCGT
Encoded here:
- the LOC138310749 gene encoding uncharacterized protein — translated: MTSQAQMTDKAEQPQAVASERTEGRRIRTLTEKAEAAFTEKVNSFRRQLTLDWESVTQCLEYGTSCDDKHLGEAERNLCLTYGRYRLTSIAYRNYLSLYHTEASIELWDSHCEVESKCDCEVNEVLQSIDGRKQDLLERRSQTSNQSVGSNSSYKALEARVNAEKAKARAEYKRKEAILRKQQAELARQEALAQADSRRKREDLEADLDVMKEERACAEATAEAKVYEDFTTIDKWSTHSVPIGTKAYVESQMNIEKEPPPSQYSLPPVHPHVKVEDPLNYLAPPYIPRTGISDVPSREPDSPLYAPSLPKEPRGTEALVPPMGQEPQMQAANLPYMNFAQFLMKKDLAITRLVSFNDTPDTYISWKASFQSVMVEAGVSASEELDLLVKWLGPTSSSHAISIRATNATNPDRGRQILWQRLDERYGSPEVIEAALRHRVEKFPKLSLKDGKKLYDLLDILTEIQVSKQNPKYATSFAHYDSALGIGQIVPKLPTRLQMKWTDRAAGYKRTHGAMFPPFSFFITFVSEMATVMNDPGLTVDIGEQHNNTTSRRQDPKQKSDIRVRKTEVQTDKTTNGKSCPIHPQSNSHSIDQCKDFKKRSLDEKREYIRQNRLCFRCIGPAHTARNCKEDVKCSECGSRRHLFVLHESRSRPEEQKTTGDPHGGEPPDLNSKCTAVCGTGVSGRSCAKTLLVDVYPEGRPDKAITVYAILDDQSNCTLASPQLLDALDVPCTEICYTLSSCSGKWKSSGRRAVGLTVRSADGSGSVYLPSIIECENIPMDSSEIPTPEIVQKVDHLKPIAKDIPKYRPECFMGLLIGRDLPEAHHVHEQIVCRNKAPFAQKTILGWVVVGEMCLGKMHSPTGTGVKVLKTKITNGRGSLFPPCEQNLYLKYDDLFVKTSDDEKIGWSVEDRKFRDLMERECSRDENGFWVAPLPFRTPRQSMPNNRKMAWKRANILDASLKKNQTKRQHFITFMDKVLTSRAAEVAPSPKGEVWYLPIFGIYNPKKPGKIRGVFDSSAEFEGMSLNGNLLTGPNLTNSLLGILLRFRKDAYAVSGDIEQMFYRFLVAEKDRDYLRFLWYRDNDPDKDIIDYRMRAHVFGNSPSPAVATFALRKAVQNADHEVKEFVTRDFYVDDALTSRSSAEEVVSIVRRTQEVLQRNGNIRLHKIISNSKEVMSAFDLEDRGEGLKAVDIEKDFLPVQRSLGMSWDLHTDQFLFEVQLGDTLGTRRGILSALNSIFDPIGFLSPFTIQGRFLLRELTTGNNWDEPISETSLQTWEDWRASINQLHSFGIGRMFTPISLTSAKGVELHIFSDASTTAIAAVGYVRTIDEETHVGFAMGKAKLAPTQGHTVPRLELCAAVLATDLGVTLSEALAIPKDKVHYYTDSKVVLGYLSNTTRRFYTYVANRVHKVLQISSPDQWAYIPTQQNPADQATRSDMTVDKFRESLWLNGPARLRKIRNESDLTSEPSDQDFPLVTPESDCEIRPDVIRVKKTEVLFTPLVDRSERFSDWQRLVLAVSFLKGRIRAFRVKNEDGVPNTHQENYTDSETFILKELQRKFYASEIKDLSAGKPISRQSDILSLSPFLDDTGILRVGGRLRKSNLSTKEKNPILIPGNHHVAVLLTRHYHDSVQHQGRHFTEGAIRAAGFWITRGKRVVSDVIRLCTKCHKLRGNLCHQKMADLPSDRLTPSPPFSYVGVDVFGPWNITTRRTRGGAAASKRWAVIFTCLSTRAIHIEVIEEMSSSSFINAVRRFYAIRGKVKEFRSDRGTNFVGATNDLDLTAINVEDDSVKRFVGESGAVWKFNPPHASHFGGVWERMIGVARRILDSMLLDNRKSLTNEVLTTLMAEVCAIVNARPLVPVSSDVDNPFILSPSTLLTQKTGSPVESSSLTQLDVKDMYRSHWKHVQVLANQFWNRWKREYLPTLQPKRKWTSETTNLEEGDVVLVKDSQLCRNDWPMGVIERVFPSDDGLVRKVEIMICRDGVKSRFIRPVSEVTVLVKRN